The DNA window GGAACTGTTGGTGATATTGAATCCTTACCATATTTGGAAGCACTCAGGCAACTTAGAATGGAGCTTGGGGCCAAGAATTATGCAACAGTTCACCTAACCTTGATCCCTTATCTCGCAGCTGCAAAAGAGCTTAAAACAAAACCTACTCAACATTCGGTCAAAGAACTCCAGGAAGCAGGTATCCAACCTGATGTATTGGTTTGCCGTACTGAAAAGCCAATCACGGATGAAATTCGCTCTAAATTGGCCCTGTTTTGCAATCTTGATAAAGCGAATGTAATTGAAGCGCTTGATGCCGATACCATTTATGACGTTCCTCTTCTGATGCTTAAAGAAAAGTTGGATGTGAGGGTGTTGAAAAAACTTGGATTGAAGTCTAAGAAAAAACCTGAGCTAAAAGCATGGAAGGAATTTTTATCAAATCTAAAGAATCCAATTCATTCTGTAAAAATCGGACTCATTGGTAAGTACAATGAGTTGCCCGATGCTTATAAATCCATATATGAAGCCTTTGTACATTCAGGTTCAGCCAATAAATGTAAGGTAGAAATCGTCGCGGTGCATTCAGAACATCTCGAGGATAAAAAGTCTGTGGATCAGTCTCTAAATGGTCTTGATGGTTTATTAGTGGCCCCAGGATTTGGTGAACGGGGTATTGAAGGTAAGATTAACGCTATTAAATATGCCCGCGAGAATAAACTTCCTTTTTTTGGGATTTGTTTGGGAATGCAATGTGCCGTTGTTGAATTTGCAAGAAATGTACTCAAACTAAAGGCATCTTCCACAGAAGTAAACCCTAAAACACCCAATCCGGTCATTCATATGATGTCTGAACAAAAGAAAATCAGGGAAAAAGGAGGAACCATGCGTTTAGGTGCTTATGAATGCGCCGTCAAGAAACCTTCAAAGGCTTTTAATGCTTACCAAAAGACCATGATTTCTGAAAGGCACAGACATCGATATGAATTTAATGGAACTTACTTAAAGCAATTTGAAGATCATGGTATGGTCGCTTCTGGAATACACCCAGACCGCAAATTGGTAGAAATAATGGAACTTAAAGAACATCCATGGTTTGTAGGGGTGCAATTTCATCCTGAATTAAAAAGCACCGTTGAAAATCCACACCCACTCTTTGTTGCATTTGTTAAGAGTTGTATTAAAAACCAAAAGTAATTGGGCGTTAATAAATTTTGGAGACAACCATTAGCCTGGCTGTTAATGCTTTTGGGTTTCAAATCAAAATCAATTACACAGGACATGTTGCATATTGACCATCCTGTGCAGTTGACACGCTATTGTAACTTCCCCAGTACTTTTGTTTCAAGCAGAAATATTGAAATTTGGTTGCCCCCATCGTACAATTCCTCTGTTGAAAAAAAATTTCCCGTATTGTATTGGCAGGATGGCCAAAATTTATTTGATCCGGCAGTTTCATACAATCATTCTCCATTAGAGATGCATAAATCTATAGAGGATCTTGTTTCTGCCCAGATGATTCAGGATTTTATCGTTGTTGGAATTTGGAATAATGAAAATAGGTTTTTGGAATATATGCCCGACCTTTTTTACAATGCCCTTAAAGTAAATAAACGTAATGCACTAACTAAAGAATATGGAGGAAAACCCTTAGGGGATAAATATCTTCAATTCTTGACTCAGGAATTAAAACCATATATCGACAGTAATTATAGAACATTGCCCGATAAATTGAACTGTTACATCGGGGGAGCTAGCATGGGAGGTTTGATTTCATTTTATGGCCTGATGGAGTATCCTCATTTTTTTGGAGGGGCTATTTGCATGTCTACGCACTGGCCCATCAGTGTTCGGAGAAATGATCGGGACATTCCGGAAGGTTATTTCCATGTAATCGAAGAATCAAGAGACAAGTTGAAAGGGGCAAAACTGTATTTTGATCATGGTACAGAAAATTTGGATGCATGGTATAGTCCTTATCAATTGAAGGTGGATGAAATTCTGTTTTCTGTATTTCAAGGTTCCGCCCAATATCTATCTCTGAAGTTTGAAGGTAAATCTCACAGCGAAAAAGATTGGAGAGATAGATTAGAAATACCCCTGGAATTCATGTTGTCCACTAAAAGGATGTAAATGATTTATACGTGATTTCTTTTAATAAAATTAACTTAATAGTCAGATTTTTTTGTCAATATCAAATAAGATTTTGAATGAAAGACCACTTTAAATTGCTCTGAGTAAAATGCATTTACAGGAAGTATCACGTAATTCACCATTTGCTGATCGAAAAGATAATCTAAGGTTTTTTCATCAATTTTTTGATAATTAAATTTTGCCTGATTCATTAAATTTATCCCACTTTTTCGCGTCTCAAGATTTATTTTATATATTGTGTGGATACGATCGTACCAAGGGAAAAGATATGCTATTTGATGAGATATTGCTTT is part of the Candidatus Vicinibacter affinis genome and encodes:
- a CDS encoding CTP synthase; its protein translation is MTKYIFVTGGVTSSLGKGIIAASLAKLLQGHGFKTTIQKFDPYINVDPGTLNPYEHGECYVTDDGAETDLDLGHYERFLNISTSQANNVTTGRIYQTVINKERAGDFLGKTVQVIPHITDEIKRRITLLGETNYDIIITELGGTVGDIESLPYLEALRQLRMELGAKNYATVHLTLIPYLAAAKELKTKPTQHSVKELQEAGIQPDVLVCRTEKPITDEIRSKLALFCNLDKANVIEALDADTIYDVPLLMLKEKLDVRVLKKLGLKSKKKPELKAWKEFLSNLKNPIHSVKIGLIGKYNELPDAYKSIYEAFVHSGSANKCKVEIVAVHSEHLEDKKSVDQSLNGLDGLLVAPGFGERGIEGKINAIKYARENKLPFFGICLGMQCAVVEFARNVLKLKASSTEVNPKTPNPVIHMMSEQKKIREKGGTMRLGAYECAVKKPSKAFNAYQKTMISERHRHRYEFNGTYLKQFEDHGMVASGIHPDRKLVEIMELKEHPWFVGVQFHPELKSTVENPHPLFVAFVKSCIKNQK
- a CDS encoding esterase → MLHIDHPVQLTRYCNFPSTFVSSRNIEIWLPPSYNSSVEKKFPVLYWQDGQNLFDPAVSYNHSPLEMHKSIEDLVSAQMIQDFIVVGIWNNENRFLEYMPDLFYNALKVNKRNALTKEYGGKPLGDKYLQFLTQELKPYIDSNYRTLPDKLNCYIGGASMGGLISFYGLMEYPHFFGGAICMSTHWPISVRRNDRDIPEGYFHVIEESRDKLKGAKLYFDHGTENLDAWYSPYQLKVDEILFSVFQGSAQYLSLKFEGKSHSEKDWRDRLEIPLEFMLSTKRM